A single region of the Leptothrix cholodnii SP-6 genome encodes:
- the bcsA gene encoding UDP-forming cellulose synthase catalytic subunit, with translation MVKRWAGALQVERPDSWTCWLLRLFVLPPASLPEAELVAPVPLPPPRPVPERAIRRRPLPVSRRMPLGPPETGQVFDNPSLGSAAAAGPAPAPPAEPPTEPRPRWRAPFDAFYRRWRAFDFAPWGHRMEHWAEAPLWQRRVVRSALIVVGTAAFWMAATTPMSELAQAVFFLAMLGLVLVVRRIPGNMPTLVLIGLALLASFRYGWWRVTQSMDLAPGWESLLGGGLLCAELYAWLIMVLGFVQTSRPLKRPVAPIELPRDQWPTVDVYIPTYNEPLSVIGPTVLAARDLDWPADRLVVHVLDDGHRPEVRAYAEAAGVNYISRDNNRHAKAGNLNNALAETGGEYIAIFDCDHMPARGFLVNTMGWMLRDSNCAMVQTPHHFFSADPFERNLDTFRRVPNEGVLFYGLVQDGNDVWNASFFCGSCAVLRRSALEQIGGIATETVTEDAHTALKLHRKGWRTAYLNVTHAAGLATESLSGHVRQRIRWARGMAQIFRLDNPLLGRGLTVMQRLCYANAMLHFFYGLPRLIFLTAPLGYLYFEFHIIHASVGVLLLYLLPHLVLPHIANAHIAGPHRHTFWSELYETVLAWYVAVPTTVALFNPSAGKFDVTAKGGLVEETHLDWNISRPYFFLVILNAIGAVFGIFRLFWDPQEWGTITLNMAWTIYNLLALGAAIGVAREKRQVRRTTRVTSRLPASLLLTDGQQINCETEDYALAGVGLQGLPPSLELPAGSWVAVRLFDEGTPHLFPARVVSCRNGRMALSFERLSLDQQAALIRCTFTRKDAWQNWQLHPQSDRAMQGLFEIARLGLHSYGELLMDGMRSVKNHSLALPGWVLRRWAHHTRIH, from the coding sequence ATGGTGAAGCGCTGGGCCGGCGCACTTCAGGTCGAAAGGCCGGACAGCTGGACGTGCTGGCTGCTGCGCCTGTTCGTGCTGCCGCCGGCGAGCCTGCCGGAGGCCGAACTCGTCGCCCCGGTGCCGTTGCCACCGCCGCGACCGGTGCCCGAGCGCGCCATCCGCCGCCGGCCCTTGCCGGTCAGCCGTCGCATGCCGCTGGGGCCGCCCGAAACCGGCCAGGTGTTCGACAACCCTTCGCTCGGCAGCGCCGCCGCCGCCGGGCCGGCCCCCGCGCCACCGGCAGAGCCGCCGACCGAACCGCGCCCGCGCTGGCGCGCGCCCTTCGACGCGTTCTATCGGCGCTGGCGTGCCTTCGACTTCGCGCCCTGGGGCCACCGGATGGAGCACTGGGCCGAAGCCCCGCTGTGGCAGCGCCGCGTGGTGCGCAGCGCGCTGATCGTCGTCGGCACCGCCGCGTTCTGGATGGCCGCCACCACGCCGATGAGCGAGCTGGCGCAGGCGGTGTTCTTCCTGGCGATGCTCGGCCTGGTGCTGGTGGTGCGGCGCATCCCCGGCAACATGCCCACGCTGGTGCTGATCGGGCTGGCGCTGCTGGCGTCGTTCCGCTACGGCTGGTGGCGGGTCACGCAGTCGATGGACCTCGCGCCCGGCTGGGAATCCCTGCTCGGCGGCGGTCTGCTGTGCGCCGAGCTGTACGCCTGGCTGATCATGGTGCTGGGCTTCGTGCAGACCTCGCGCCCGCTCAAGCGACCGGTGGCGCCGATCGAACTGCCACGTGATCAGTGGCCCACGGTCGACGTCTACATCCCCACCTACAACGAGCCGCTCAGCGTGATCGGGCCGACCGTGCTGGCCGCACGCGACCTCGACTGGCCGGCCGACCGGCTGGTGGTGCACGTGCTCGACGACGGCCACCGCCCCGAGGTGCGCGCCTACGCCGAGGCGGCCGGTGTCAACTACATCTCGCGCGACAACAACCGCCACGCCAAGGCCGGCAACCTGAACAACGCGCTGGCCGAGACCGGCGGCGAGTACATCGCGATCTTCGATTGCGACCACATGCCGGCGCGCGGTTTCCTGGTCAACACGATGGGCTGGATGCTGCGCGACAGCAACTGCGCGATGGTGCAGACGCCGCACCACTTCTTCTCGGCCGATCCGTTCGAGCGCAACCTCGACACCTTCCGCCGCGTGCCCAACGAGGGCGTGCTGTTCTACGGCCTGGTGCAGGACGGCAACGACGTCTGGAACGCCAGCTTCTTCTGCGGCTCGTGTGCGGTACTGCGCCGCAGCGCGCTCGAGCAGATCGGCGGCATCGCCACCGAGACCGTCACCGAAGACGCCCACACCGCCCTCAAGCTGCACCGCAAGGGCTGGCGCACCGCCTACCTGAACGTCACCCACGCGGCCGGGCTGGCCACCGAAAGCCTGTCGGGCCACGTGCGCCAGCGCATCCGCTGGGCGCGCGGCATGGCGCAGATCTTCCGGCTCGACAACCCCTTGCTCGGCCGCGGCCTGACCGTGATGCAGCGCCTGTGCTACGCCAACGCGATGCTGCATTTCTTCTACGGGCTGCCGCGGCTGATCTTCCTGACCGCGCCGCTGGGCTACCTGTACTTCGAATTTCACATCATCCATGCGTCGGTGGGTGTGCTGCTGCTCTACCTGCTGCCGCACCTGGTGCTGCCGCACATCGCCAATGCCCACATCGCCGGCCCGCATCGGCACACCTTCTGGTCCGAGCTCTACGAGACCGTGCTGGCCTGGTACGTGGCGGTGCCCACCACCGTGGCGCTGTTCAATCCGAGCGCGGGCAAGTTCGACGTCACCGCCAAGGGCGGGCTGGTCGAGGAAACCCACCTCGACTGGAACATCTCGCGGCCGTACTTCTTCCTGGTGATCCTCAACGCGATCGGCGCGGTGTTCGGCATCTTCCGGCTGTTCTGGGATCCGCAGGAGTGGGGCACGATCACGCTCAACATGGCGTGGACGATCTACAACCTGCTGGCGCTCGGCGCGGCCATCGGCGTGGCGCGCGAGAAGCGCCAGGTGCGCCGCACCACCCGCGTCACCAGCCGCCTGCCGGCCAGCCTGCTGCTGACCGACGGCCAGCAGATCAACTGCGAGACCGAGGACTACGCGCTCGCCGGCGTCGGCCTGCAGGGCCTGCCGCCGTCGCTCGAGCTGCCCGCGGGCAGCTGGGTGGCGGTGCGGCTGTTCGACGAAGGCACGCCGCACCTGTTCCCGGCCCGCGTCGTCAGCTGCCGCAACGGCCGCATGGCGCTGAGCTTCGAGCGGCTCAGCCTCGACCAGCAGGCCGCGCTGATCCGCTGCACCTTCACGCGCAAGGACGCCTGGCAGAACTGGCAGCTGCATCCGCAGAGCGACCGGGCGATGCAGGGCCTGTTCGAGATCGCGCGGCTGGGCCTGCACAGCTACGGTGAACTGCTGATGGACGGCATGCGCTCGGTCAAGAACCACTCGCTGGCGCTGCCCGGCTGGGTGCTGCGCCGCTGGGCGCACCACACCCGCATCCATTGA
- a CDS encoding enoyl-CoA hydratase — protein MLTLDDPLLLRSQDARGVLTLTLNRPQAFNALSEAMLAALQKELTAIAADDSVRVVVLAAAGRAFCAGHDLKEMRAQPGLDHYRQLFDQCGRVMLAIQRLPVPVVARVHATATAAGCQLVAACDLAVASSSARFAVSGVNLGLFCATPSVALARNVGRKQAFEMLVTGEFISADEAHVRGLVNRVAAPEALDDEVERLVASIVAKPRVALAMGKQLFYRQLEMGVEAAYQAATQTMACNMMDESALEGVQAFIDKRAPKW, from the coding sequence CCTCACGCTCAACCGCCCGCAGGCCTTCAACGCCTTGAGCGAGGCGATGCTGGCGGCGCTGCAGAAGGAACTCACCGCGATTGCCGCCGACGACAGCGTGCGCGTGGTGGTGCTGGCTGCCGCCGGGCGGGCCTTCTGCGCCGGGCATGACCTCAAGGAAATGCGCGCCCAGCCCGGCCTCGACCACTACCGCCAGCTGTTCGACCAGTGCGGCCGCGTGATGCTGGCGATCCAGCGCCTGCCGGTGCCGGTGGTGGCGCGGGTGCATGCCACCGCCACCGCGGCGGGCTGCCAGCTGGTGGCGGCCTGTGACCTGGCCGTGGCGTCGAGCAGCGCGCGCTTTGCCGTCAGCGGCGTCAACCTCGGCCTGTTCTGCGCCACGCCCAGCGTGGCATTGGCACGCAACGTCGGCCGCAAGCAGGCCTTCGAGATGCTGGTCACCGGCGAGTTCATCAGCGCCGACGAGGCCCACGTGCGCGGCCTGGTCAACCGCGTGGCCGCGCCCGAAGCGCTGGACGACGAAGTCGAGCGCCTGGTCGCCAGCATCGTCGCCAAGCCGCGCGTGGCGCTGGCGATGGGCAAGCAGCTGTTCTACCGCCAGCTCGAGATGGGCGTCGAGGCCGCCTACCAGGCCGCCACCCAGACGATGGCCTGCAACATGATGGACGAGAGCGCGCTCGAAGGCGTGCAGGCCTTCATCGACAAGCGCGCGCCGAAGTGGTGA